A window from Mus caroli chromosome 2, CAROLI_EIJ_v1.1, whole genome shotgun sequence encodes these proteins:
- the Slco4a1 gene encoding solute carrier organic anion transporter family member 4A1 encodes MPQHTMGDTHFLSLPKHLFTSTSSATDSGCDTPPXSRTSPASLRSAHGTLGSSSQPLFEPQVEKRSSQTAREVQYVSSGPQNSLCGWQAFTPKCLQVFNTPKGFLFFLCAASFLQGMTVNGFINTVITSIERRFDLHSYQSGLIASSYDIAACLCLTFVSYFGGNGHKPRWLGWGVLVLGIGSLVFALPHFTAGRYEVEMDEGLGTGTCLTNQSHVECKDSASGLSNYRLIFMLGQLLHGVGATPLYTLGVTYLDENVKSSYSPIYIAIFYTAAILGPAAGYLIGGAMLNIYTEVGQRTELTTDSPLWVGAWWIGFXGTGIAAFLIAIPILGYPRQLPGSQRYVVMRAAETQQLKDHSRGAVSNPAFGKTVRDLPLAWYILAHILPMQSWSVELCAAASTGTQNYRALDLRFGEENESYGGKLEPDSQPAGKLEPDSQPAGKLEPDSQPAGKLEPDSQPAGKLEPDSQPAGKLEPDSQPAGKLVLVDVSWSVELCAAASTGTQNYRALDLRFGEENESYGVSLSASEAATLFGYLVVPAGGGGTLLGGFLVNKFKLRGSGIIRFCLFCTLTSLLAFFVFLMHCPNVHMAGVTTGYVGSLLPKGQLDLKAACNAIYCCQPKHYSPLCGSDGTMYYSPCYAGCPANAETDLGGQKVYRGCSCIIEKASSGWGNATAGKCTSTCQSKPFLLVLVFVVIIFTFLSSIPALTATLRCVSDRQRSFALGIQWIVVRTLGSIPGPIAFGWVIDKACLLWQDQCGHQGSCFVYENEAMSRYMLIAGLTFKVLGFLFFVAAYFLYKSPSVSSDGLEASLPSQSSASDSPTEQLQSNV; translated from the exons ATGCCCCAGCACACGATGGGGGACACACATTTCCTCTCNCTCCCGAAGCACCTCTTTACTAGCACATCCTCAGCCACAGACAGCGGGTGTGACACTCCACCCAGNAGCAGAACATCCCCAGCNTCCCTGCGCTCTGCCCATGGCACCCTGGGCTCCTCCAGCCAACCCCTGTTTGAGCCCCAGGTTGAGAAGCGGAGTAGCCAGACAGCCCGTGAGGTGCAGTATGTGTCCTCGGGACCACAGAACTCACTCTGCGGCTGGCAAGCCTTCACGCCCAAGTGCCTGCAGGTCTTCAACACCCCCAagggcttcctcttcttcctgtgtgCAGCCTCCTTCCTTCAGGGCATGACGGTGAACGGCTTCATCAATACTGTCATCACCTCCATCGAACGCCGCTTCGATCTGCACAGCTACCAGAGCGGGCTCATCGCCAGCTCCTATGACATCGCTGCCTGCCTATGTCTTACCTTCGTCAGCTACTTTGGGGGCAATGGGCACAAACCGCGATGGCTGGGCTGGGGCGTGCTGGTCCTGGGAATCGGCTCCCTGGTATTTGCACTGCCCCATTTCACTGCCGGCCGCTATGAGGTAGAGATGGATGAGGGGCTGGGGACTGGGACGTGCCTGACTAATCAGAGTCACGTGGAGTGTAAAGACAGTGCCTCAGGCCTGTCCAACTACCGGCTGATCTTCATGCTGGGCCAGCTCCTGCACGGTGTGGGCGCCACACCGCTCTACACACTGGGCGTCACGTACCTGGATGAGAACGTCAAGTCAAGTTACTCACCCATCTATATCG CCATCTTCTACACGGCAGCCATCCTTGGACCTGCAGCAGGCTACCTGATTGGAGGAGCCATGCTAAACATTTACACAGAAGTGGGCCAACG GACAGAGCTGACCACTgacagcccactgtgggttggTGCCTGGTGGATCGGCTTCNTGGGAACCGGGATTGCTGCATTCCTCATCGCCATCCCCATCCTTGGCTATCCCCGGCAGCTACCAG GCTCCCAGCGCTATGTTGTTATGAGAGCAGCTGAAACACAGCAGCTGAAAGACCACAGCCGCGGAGCAGTGAGCAATCCAGCTTTTGGCAAGACTGTCAGAGACCTGCCCCT AGCATGGTATATTTTGGCCCACATCCTCCCTATGCAGAGCTGGAGTGTGGAGCTGTGTGCTGCTGCCTCCACTGGTACTCAGAACTATCGTGCCCTAGATCTTAGATTTGGTGAAGAGAATGAGTCTTATGGGG GGAAGCTGGAGCCCGACTCCCAGCCAGCAGGGAAGCTGGAGCCCGACTCCCAGCCAGCAGGGAAGCTGGAGCCCGACTCCCAGCCAGCAGGGAAGCTGGAGCCCGACTCCCAGCCAGCAGGGAAGCTGGAGCCCGACTCCCAGCCAGCAGGGAAGCTGGAGCCTGACTCCCAGCCAGCAGGGAAGCTggtgcttgtggacgtt AGCTGGAGTGTGGAGCTGTGTGCTGCTGCCTCCACTGGTACTCAGAACTATCGTGCCCTAGATCTTAGATTTGGTGAAGAGAATGAGTCTTATGGGG tcagcTTGAGTGCCTCCGAGGCTGCCACCCTGTTCG GATACCTGGTGGTGCCAGCAGGCGGTGGCGGTACACTCCTAGGTGGCTTCCTGGTAAACAAGTTCAAGCTCCGTGGCTCTGGGATCATCAGGTTCTGTCTGTTCTGCACCTTGACCAGCCTACTAgccttctttgtcttcctcatgCACTGCCCCAACGTGCACATGGCAGGTGTGACCACCGGCTACGTTGGGAG CCTCCTGCCTAAAGGACAGCTGGACCTAAAGGCAGCTTGCAACGCCATCTACTGTTGCCAGCCAAAGCACTACAGTCCCCTGTGTGGCTCAGATGGCACCATGTACTACTCTCCCTGCTACGCAGGCTGCCCTGCCAATGCCGAGACAGACCTGGGTGGCCAGAAG GTATACCGAGGCTGTAGCTGTATCATTGAGAAGGCTTCCTCTGGCTGGGGCAATGCTACCGCAGGGAAATGCACTTCCACCTGTCAGAGCAAGCCCTTCCTTCTGGTTCTCGTGTTCGTTGTAATTATCTTTACATTCCTCAGCAGCATTCCAGCGCTAACTGCTACTCTACG GTGTGTCAGTGATCGGCAAAGGTCCTTTGCCCTGGGGATCCAGTGGATCGTCGTAAGAACACTAG GCAGTATTCCGGGGCCCATTGCCTTTGGCTGGGTGATTGACAAGGCCTGCCTGCTGTGGCAAGACCAGTGTGGTCATCAGGGCTCCTGCTTCGTGTATGAGAATGAAGCCATGAGCCGGTACATGCTCATCGCAGGGCTCACTTTCAAG gTGTTGGGCTTCCTCTTCTTCGTCGCCGCCTACTTTCTCTACAAGTCCCCTTCCGTGTCCTCAGATGGCCTAGAGGCCTCCCTGCCCAGCCAGTCCTCGGCCTCCGACAGTCCCACAGAACAGCTCCAGAGCAACGTGTGA